One Cupriavidus taiwanensis LMG 19424 DNA segment encodes these proteins:
- a CDS encoding alpha/beta hydrolase, translated as MAVASGTEKTRLDGEAGPIELLVDRPVGDPRGIAVVGHPHPLLGGSATHKVPHQLAKALVARGYLAVRPNFRGVDGSGGAHDQGRGETLDMLAVVAHLRDTHPGLPLALAGFSFGAFVMAHVAAALAAQSVPIRHLVLAGTPYGQVKAHRSYDTPAVPSDCLVVHGERDERAELAALFDWARPQALPVVVVPGADHFFTGKLPLLGRIVGGYLDRPAPGATV; from the coding sequence ATGGCGGTTGCGTCAGGCACCGAAAAGACCCGGCTCGACGGCGAAGCCGGGCCGATTGAACTGCTGGTCGACCGGCCCGTGGGCGATCCGCGCGGCATTGCCGTGGTGGGCCACCCGCATCCGTTGCTGGGCGGCTCGGCCACGCACAAGGTGCCGCACCAGCTGGCCAAGGCGCTGGTGGCGCGCGGCTACCTGGCGGTGCGGCCGAATTTTCGCGGCGTGGACGGTTCCGGTGGCGCCCATGACCAGGGACGGGGCGAGACGCTGGACATGCTGGCGGTCGTCGCGCATCTGCGCGACACGCATCCCGGCCTGCCGCTGGCGCTGGCCGGCTTCTCCTTCGGCGCCTTCGTCATGGCCCATGTGGCCGCGGCGCTGGCGGCGCAGTCCGTGCCGATCCGCCACCTGGTGCTGGCCGGCACCCCTTATGGCCAGGTGAAAGCCCATCGCAGCTATGACACGCCCGCCGTGCCGTCCGATTGCCTGGTGGTCCATGGCGAGCGCGACGAGCGCGCGGAACTGGCAGCGCTGTTCGACTGGGCCCGGCCGCAGGCGCTGCCGGTGGTGGTGGTGCCGGGCGCGGATCACTTCTTCACCGGCAAGCTGCCGCTGCTGGGGCGCATCGTGGGGGGCTACCTCGACCGGCCCGCGCCCGGGGCAACCGTGTAA
- a CDS encoding uracil-DNA glycosylase family protein has protein sequence MDVKRKTELRQPAALEALLAEVRACRACAQHLPLGPRPVVRADAAARILIVGQAPGTRVHETGIPWNDASGERLRQWLGVDDATFCDASQFAIIPMGLCYPGRGKSGDNPPRPECAPLWMDRLLAQLPSIALTLLVGQYAQRHFLGARRKPTLTETVRAWRDYAPAFIPLPHPSPRNQPWFRQHPWFEAEVLPMLRERVARILPHANASS, from the coding sequence ATGGACGTAAAGCGCAAAACCGAGCTTCGCCAACCTGCCGCGCTCGAGGCCCTGCTGGCCGAAGTCCGTGCCTGCCGCGCCTGCGCGCAGCACCTGCCGCTGGGCCCGCGTCCGGTGGTGCGCGCCGACGCCGCCGCGCGCATCCTGATCGTCGGCCAGGCGCCGGGAACGCGCGTGCACGAGACCGGCATTCCATGGAACGACGCCAGCGGAGAGCGGCTGCGGCAGTGGCTCGGCGTCGACGACGCCACCTTCTGCGATGCCTCGCAATTCGCCATCATCCCGATGGGCTTGTGCTATCCCGGCCGCGGCAAAAGCGGCGACAACCCGCCGCGCCCCGAATGCGCGCCCCTGTGGATGGACCGCCTGCTGGCGCAATTGCCATCGATCGCGCTGACCCTGCTGGTCGGGCAGTACGCTCAGCGGCATTTCCTCGGCGCGCGGCGCAAGCCCACGCTGACCGAAACCGTCAGGGCATGGCGGGACTATGCGCCGGCGTTTATCCCCCTGCCACACCCGTCGCCGCGCAATCAGCCGTGGTTCAGGCAGCATCCCTGGTTCGAGGCCGAGGTGCTGCCGATGTTAAGGGAGCGGGTTGCGCGGATCCTGCCGCACGCAAACGCATCGAGCTGA
- a CDS encoding VIT1/CCC1 transporter family protein, whose translation MLTTSLDPQAAQARPRLLDTVDRVCETCFGLFMALTFVGAVSAVGAPADAPRTMFFTALGCNLAWGLADAVMYLVRTLTERGRRLSLVKAVRHAGDPGEAIARLRDALSPALRTLVDDAELEAMRGRIARTADLPARPALGAQDLLAAAGIFLLVVLATFPVALPFLLFADVATALLVSRVLTILMLFAAGIALGRHAGFGGWIAGAAMTVVGIALTMAIIALGG comes from the coding sequence GTGCTGACTACTTCCCTAGATCCTCAGGCGGCGCAGGCGCGGCCGCGACTGCTCGATACCGTCGACCGCGTATGCGAGACGTGCTTCGGCCTGTTCATGGCCCTGACCTTCGTGGGCGCCGTGTCGGCCGTCGGCGCGCCGGCGGATGCCCCGCGCACCATGTTCTTCACGGCGTTGGGCTGCAACCTGGCCTGGGGACTGGCCGACGCCGTGATGTACCTGGTGCGCACGCTGACCGAGCGCGGACGCAGGCTGTCCCTGGTCAAGGCGGTTCGCCATGCCGGCGATCCGGGCGAAGCTATCGCCCGCCTGCGCGATGCGCTTTCGCCGGCCCTGCGCACGCTGGTCGACGATGCCGAACTGGAAGCGATGCGCGGCCGCATCGCCCGCACGGCCGACCTGCCCGCGCGTCCGGCGCTTGGCGCACAGGATCTGCTGGCAGCGGCCGGCATCTTCCTGCTGGTGGTGCTTGCAACGTTCCCCGTGGCCCTGCCGTTTCTCTTGTTTGCGGATGTCGCCACCGCGCTGCTGGTATCGCGCGTGCTGACCATCCTGATGCTGTTCGCGGCTGGCATCGCACTTGGCCGCCATGCCGGCTTTGGCGGATGGATCGCGGGTGCGGCGATGACCGTGGTCGGGATTGCACTGACCATGGCCATCATCGCGCTTGGAGGCTGA
- a CDS encoding MFS transporter produces the protein MTSPNEQAIRKVALASVIGATIEWYDFFLYGVVAGLVFNKLYFPGDDPLVATMLAYTTFAVGFVTRPLGGVIFGHFGDKVGRKSMLVMTLMIMGVSTFLIGLVPTYDSIGILAPVLLLLLRVLQGIGLGGEWGGAVLMAYEYAPADRKGFYASLPQIGLAIGLCLASGVVALLSLTLTDAQFLAWGWRVAFLISAAMVFVGMYIRLNVKETPEFAVIKQRNAETQIPFVDMMRRYPGNIVKGMGARYIDGVFFNIFGVFSITYLTQTVNISRTQALVGVMAAAIAMCFFIPFFGHLSDRIGRTRVYFWGALITALSAFPAFWLMLNSGGNTMLLWLSIVVPFGILYAAVYGPEAALFCELFDARVRYTGISFVYQFSGIFASGITPIIATALLKSGGGQPWQICAYVAFAGVVSALSVALIGRRAGTAAPRESGVPLRGPAR, from the coding sequence ATGACTAGCCCCAACGAACAGGCGATCCGCAAGGTCGCGCTGGCGTCCGTGATCGGCGCCACCATCGAGTGGTATGACTTCTTCCTGTACGGCGTGGTCGCCGGCCTGGTCTTCAACAAGCTGTACTTCCCCGGCGACGACCCGCTGGTGGCCACCATGCTGGCCTACACCACCTTCGCGGTGGGCTTTGTCACGCGCCCGCTCGGCGGCGTGATCTTCGGACACTTCGGCGACAAGGTGGGCCGCAAGAGCATGCTGGTGATGACGCTGATGATCATGGGCGTTTCCACCTTCCTGATCGGGCTGGTGCCGACCTATGACAGCATCGGCATCCTCGCGCCGGTGCTGTTGCTGCTGCTGCGCGTGCTGCAGGGCATCGGCCTGGGCGGCGAATGGGGCGGCGCGGTGCTGATGGCGTATGAGTACGCACCTGCGGACAGGAAGGGCTTCTACGCGTCGCTGCCGCAGATCGGGCTGGCGATCGGGCTGTGCCTGGCCTCGGGCGTGGTGGCGCTGCTGTCGCTCACCCTGACGGACGCCCAGTTCCTGGCCTGGGGCTGGCGCGTCGCGTTCCTGATCTCGGCGGCGATGGTGTTCGTCGGCATGTATATCCGGCTCAACGTCAAGGAAACGCCGGAATTCGCCGTGATCAAGCAGCGCAATGCCGAAACGCAGATTCCCTTTGTCGACATGATGCGGCGCTACCCCGGCAATATCGTCAAGGGCATGGGTGCGCGCTATATCGACGGCGTCTTCTTCAACATCTTCGGCGTGTTCTCGATCACCTACCTGACCCAGACCGTCAATATCAGCCGCACGCAGGCGCTGGTCGGGGTGATGGCGGCGGCAATCGCGATGTGCTTCTTCATCCCGTTCTTCGGCCACCTGTCCGACCGCATCGGCCGCACGCGGGTGTATTTCTGGGGCGCGCTGATCACCGCGCTGTCGGCCTTCCCCGCGTTCTGGCTGATGCTGAACAGCGGCGGCAACACCATGCTGCTGTGGCTGTCGATCGTGGTGCCGTTCGGGATTCTCTACGCTGCGGTCTACGGGCCGGAGGCAGCGCTGTTCTGCGAACTGTTCGATGCCCGGGTGCGCTACACCGGGATCTCGTTCGTCTACCAGTTCTCGGGCATCTTCGCTTCCGGCATCACGCCCATCATCGCCACGGCGCTGCTCAAGTCGGGCGGCGGGCAGCCCTGGCAGATCTGCGCCTACGTGGCGTTCGCGGGGGTGGTGTCGGCGCTGTCGGTGGCGCTGATCGGGCGGCGCGCGGGAACCGCCGCCCCGCGCGAAAGCGGCGTGCCGCTGCGCGGCCCGGCGCGCTGA
- a CDS encoding GMC family oxidoreductase: MSQTVDYIVVGAGSAGCVLANRLSEDGRHSVCLLEAGPPDRYPWIHIPIGYGKTMFHKQVNWGFYTDPDPNMLNRRIYWPRGRTLGGSSAINGLIYVRGQREDYDHWAALGNPGWGWDDCLPYFRKLEHNDLGAGPTRGTGGPLNATSIDRRHPLVDAFVAAGQALGLPRQTDFNSGDQEGVGYYQLTTRNGWRCSTAVAYLRPARRRANLRVETDAHTTGILFEGKRAVGVRYTQHGQPYILRARREVILCAGALQSPQLLQLSGIGPAPLLQELGVPVVHALPGVGENLQDHLQIRLIYEVAKPITTNDQLRTLTGKARMGLEWLLLRKGPLAIGINQGAMFCRALPHESATPDTQFHFSTLSADMAGGMVHPFSGCTYSVCQLRPASRGTVHIRSTDPFEPPSMQPNYLSAELDRRCTIAAVRYARRVAQTEPMRALMRREFRPGDDVRSDDEILHFCREYGATIFHPSGTAKMGPAADPLAVVDARLRVHGIGGLRVVDCSVMPTLVSGNTNVPVVMMAERAADLIREDARRETHHADVAAPMAAAA; the protein is encoded by the coding sequence ATGTCGCAAACCGTTGACTACATCGTGGTGGGCGCGGGTTCGGCCGGGTGCGTGCTGGCCAACCGCCTCAGTGAAGATGGCCGCCATTCGGTCTGCCTGCTCGAGGCGGGGCCGCCCGACCGCTACCCGTGGATCCATATCCCGATCGGCTATGGCAAGACCATGTTCCACAAGCAGGTGAACTGGGGCTTCTATACCGATCCCGACCCCAACATGCTGAACCGCCGCATTTACTGGCCACGCGGGCGCACGCTGGGCGGCAGCAGCGCCATCAACGGCCTGATCTACGTACGCGGCCAGCGCGAGGACTATGACCACTGGGCGGCGCTGGGCAATCCGGGCTGGGGCTGGGACGACTGCCTGCCCTACTTCCGCAAGCTCGAGCACAACGACCTCGGCGCCGGGCCGACGCGCGGCACCGGGGGCCCGCTCAATGCCACCTCGATCGACCGGCGCCATCCGCTGGTCGATGCCTTCGTCGCCGCCGGGCAGGCGCTGGGCCTGCCGCGCCAGACCGACTTCAACAGCGGCGACCAGGAAGGCGTGGGGTATTACCAGCTCACCACGCGCAATGGCTGGCGATGCTCCACCGCGGTGGCCTACCTGCGCCCGGCGCGCCGGCGCGCCAACCTGCGCGTCGAGACCGATGCGCACACCACCGGCATCCTTTTCGAAGGCAAGCGCGCCGTGGGCGTGCGCTACACCCAGCATGGCCAGCCCTATATCCTGCGCGCGCGGCGCGAGGTGATCCTGTGCGCCGGCGCGCTGCAGTCGCCGCAGCTGTTGCAGCTGTCCGGCATCGGCCCCGCGCCGCTGCTGCAGGAGCTGGGCGTACCCGTGGTGCATGCGCTGCCGGGCGTCGGCGAGAACCTCCAGGACCACCTGCAGATCAGGCTCATCTATGAGGTGGCCAAACCCATCACCACCAACGACCAGCTGCGCACACTGACCGGCAAGGCGCGCATGGGCCTGGAATGGCTGCTGCTGCGCAAGGGGCCGCTGGCGATCGGTATCAACCAGGGCGCGATGTTCTGCCGCGCCTTGCCGCACGAAAGCGCCACGCCGGACACGCAGTTCCATTTCTCGACACTGTCGGCGGACATGGCCGGCGGCATGGTGCATCCGTTCTCGGGCTGCACGTATTCCGTGTGCCAGCTGCGCCCGGCGTCGCGCGGCACCGTGCACATCCGTTCGACCGACCCGTTCGAGCCGCCATCGATGCAGCCCAACTACCTGTCGGCCGAACTGGACCGGCGCTGCACCATCGCCGCAGTGCGCTACGCGCGGCGCGTGGCGCAGACCGAACCGATGCGCGCCCTGATGCGGCGCGAGTTCCGGCCAGGCGACGACGTGCGCAGCGACGACGAGATCCTGCATTTCTGCCGCGAGTACGGCGCCACCATCTTCCATCCGTCGGGCACCGCGAAAATGGGCCCGGCCGCCGATCCGCTGGCGGTGGTCGACGCACGCCTGCGCGTGCACGGCATCGGCGGGCTGCGCGTGGTGGACTGCTCGGTGATGCCCACGCTGGTCTCGGGTAACACCAACGTGCCGGTCGTGATGATGGCCGAGCGCGCTGCAGACCTGATCCGCGAAGACGCGCGGCGCGAGACCCACCACGCCGACGTCGCGGCGCCGATGGCCGCCGCGGCCTGA
- a CDS encoding IclR family transcriptional regulator — protein sequence MKQNLTMPFQNRTAAEDEVPEEDARSLRVLAVLSTLARAQHPQTLSQLSQRLHVPKATLMRLLAAMERSGFVVRMPAERGYVPGPAAAALSLQTLRSPPLLRECRGILSRLVARLGETCNLTALDGDRVLYVERVETHEPLRLQLSPGIHVPLHCTASGKLFLSAMNRLERQQTLGRLDLAAHTPRTLSEPPALNAELDRLAARGIGVDHEEFVRGMCAVAVPVREPDSTGPGRVVAAIACHAPTARASLEALLRAVPTLQGAAREMAAVLCAH from the coding sequence GTGAAACAGAACCTGACAATGCCGTTTCAGAATCGCACTGCAGCAGAGGACGAGGTGCCGGAGGAGGATGCCCGCAGCCTGCGCGTGCTGGCGGTGCTCTCCACCCTGGCCCGGGCCCAGCACCCGCAGACGCTGTCCCAGCTGTCGCAGCGCCTGCATGTACCCAAGGCGACACTGATGCGCCTGCTGGCGGCGATGGAGCGCAGCGGCTTCGTGGTGCGGATGCCGGCCGAGCGCGGCTATGTGCCCGGGCCGGCCGCGGCCGCGTTGTCGCTGCAGACGCTCAGGAGCCCGCCGCTGCTGCGCGAATGCCGCGGCATCCTGTCCCGCCTGGTGGCGCGGCTGGGCGAAACCTGCAACCTGACCGCGCTCGACGGCGACCGTGTGCTGTACGTGGAACGCGTGGAAACGCACGAGCCGCTGCGCCTGCAGCTGTCGCCCGGCATCCACGTGCCGCTGCACTGCACCGCCAGTGGCAAGCTGTTCCTGTCGGCGATGAACCGGCTCGAACGCCAGCAGACGCTAGGGCGCCTGGACCTCGCCGCGCACACGCCGCGCACGCTGTCCGAACCGCCCGCCCTCAATGCCGAACTCGATCGCCTGGCCGCGCGCGGCATCGGCGTGGACCACGAGGAATTCGTGCGCGGCATGTGCGCGGTGGCAGTGCCGGTGCGCGAACCCGATAGCACTGGCCCCGGCCGGGTGGTGGCCGCGATCGCCTGTCACGCGCCGACGGCGCGGGCCTCGCTGGAAGCGTTGCTGCGGGCGGTGCCGACGCTGCAGGGTGCGGCCAGGGAAATGGCGGCGGTGCTGTGCGCGCACTGA
- a CDS encoding GntR family transcriptional regulator gives MQPTDGTGAAAAPLLPKVVRQRLHDTVVDHLRNFIVEGVLAPGMKLNERELCETLGISRTPLREALKVLAAEGLIEISPNRGASVSRMSEAEAWEAFELMSGLEAFAGELACERITAPELAEIKALHYAMLACHARNDLPGYYSRNQEIHDRIAAAARNQTLLQTYLTLNRRLKAMRFRSNHQTDKWDRAVHDHEEMIRALEARDGKRLASILRQHLLEKRAAVMQIHPDPASAPAVPNA, from the coding sequence ATGCAACCTACGGACGGCACCGGCGCGGCCGCCGCCCCGCTCCTGCCCAAGGTGGTGCGCCAGCGGCTGCACGACACCGTGGTCGACCACCTGCGCAACTTCATCGTCGAAGGGGTGCTGGCGCCCGGCATGAAGCTGAACGAGCGCGAACTGTGCGAAACGCTGGGAATCTCCCGTACGCCGCTGCGCGAGGCGCTCAAGGTGCTTGCCGCCGAGGGGCTGATCGAGATCTCGCCCAACCGCGGCGCCAGCGTCTCGCGCATGAGCGAAGCCGAGGCGTGGGAGGCATTCGAGCTGATGAGCGGCCTGGAGGCCTTTGCCGGCGAGCTGGCGTGCGAGCGCATCACGGCGCCCGAACTGGCCGAGATCAAGGCGCTGCATTACGCCATGCTGGCCTGCCATGCCCGCAATGACCTGCCCGGCTACTACAGCCGCAACCAGGAAATCCACGACCGCATCGCCGCGGCGGCGCGCAACCAGACGCTGCTGCAAACCTACCTGACGCTGAACCGGCGGCTCAAGGCGATGCGCTTCCGCTCGAACCACCAGACCGACAAGTGGGACCGCGCGGTGCACGACCACGAAGAGATGATCCGCGCGCTGGAAGCCCGCGACGGCAAGCGCCTGGCGTCCATCCTGCGCCAGCACCTGCTGGAGAAGCGCGCCGCCGTGATGCAGATCCACCCGGATCCGGCCAGCGCGCCTGCCGTGCCCAACGCCTAG
- a CDS encoding BON domain-containing protein — MKDYPPSEIRETWRNRGYGEPDDTRQAHHWRSGNPGGSGFGYGQARYGTEDGEGPQDQYRPGIPARTASRRLPKNYQRTDARIRDDLCERLAHADDDVSDVTVDVGSGIVTLTGTVADRGIKFRIEELAEDVLGVNEVRNNLQVARAGTGADEGQRRTGGGGGGVPGQRRLGQPAGWRQPVGEVGSDVLYIVQSRDGRFLAAESGEAVLVPEIAQAGLFDDPDEARAAAHEHCSRGYRILATRR; from the coding sequence ATGAAAGACTATCCACCGTCGGAAATCAGGGAAACGTGGCGCAACCGGGGCTATGGCGAGCCGGACGATACCCGCCAGGCACACCACTGGCGCAGCGGCAATCCGGGCGGCTCGGGCTTTGGCTACGGGCAGGCGCGCTACGGCACGGAAGATGGCGAGGGCCCGCAAGACCAGTACCGTCCCGGCATCCCGGCGCGGACCGCCTCGCGCCGGTTGCCCAAGAACTACCAGCGCACCGATGCGCGCATTCGCGACGATCTGTGCGAACGGCTGGCGCATGCCGACGACGACGTCTCGGACGTGACCGTCGATGTCGGCTCCGGCATCGTCACGCTGACCGGCACCGTGGCCGACCGCGGCATCAAATTCCGCATTGAAGAACTGGCCGAAGACGTGCTCGGCGTGAACGAAGTCCGCAACAACCTGCAGGTGGCGCGCGCCGGGACCGGTGCGGATGAGGGACAGCGGCGCACGGGTGGCGGCGGCGGAGGCGTGCCCGGGCAGCGCCGCCTGGGCCAGCCGGCGGGCTGGCGACAGCCGGTGGGCGAGGTCGGCTCGGATGTGCTGTATATCGTGCAGTCGCGCGACGGACGCTTCCTGGCCGCGGAATCCGGCGAGGCCGTGCTGGTGCCGGAGATCGCGCAGGCCGGCTTGTTCGACGACCCCGATGAAGCCCGCGCCGCGGCGCATGAGCATTGCAGCCGCGGCTACCGCATCCTGGCCACGCGGCGCTGA
- a CDS encoding PQQ-dependent sugar dehydrogenase gives MPDALRNALRHFAIACCLGLAACGGGGGGDSGGAGDAGGGGGGGGGNGGSGGTSGNGSLTLAISGLPSGIPAAITVSGPGQFRQAVVQSTTLSNLAPGSYTVTADSVLTGTALRKPQLASQVVAVAAGTGATASVAYGSPESMQLSLTQVPGEYSAPIYLTAPAGDARLFVVERAGRIRIVRDGALLATPFLNIEALTTTDGERGLLSMAFDPDYANNGRFYVYYTDTAGAITVARYQVSAANPDLADTAGTVLLSIPHGTFSNHNGGQLAFGPDRMLYIGTGDGGGGGDPAGNARNPATLLGKMLRIDVSGTSGYGVPAGNPLLGQAGSRGEIWALGLRNPWRFSFDAGLLYIADVGQDQREEVDVAPSASAGLNYGWNLTEGTACVGAATCDKSGLTMPVFEYGHEAGGCAIVGGYVYRGSASAALHGRYFYTDLCTGRLQSFVYRDGVATEPVDWNVTVPGSVFSFGVDGAQALYVLADPGTSANSGRVYRIDASGGAP, from the coding sequence ATGCCCGACGCACTACGCAACGCGCTTCGCCACTTCGCCATCGCCTGCTGCCTGGGCCTTGCAGCCTGTGGGGGTGGTGGCGGGGGCGACAGCGGCGGTGCGGGCGACGCTGGCGGTGGCGGCGGTGGCGGCGGTGGAAATGGCGGCAGCGGCGGCACCAGTGGGAACGGCTCGCTCACGCTGGCGATCTCTGGCCTGCCGTCCGGGATCCCCGCGGCCATCACGGTATCGGGGCCGGGCCAGTTTCGCCAGGCCGTGGTGCAGTCGACCACGCTATCCAACCTGGCGCCCGGGAGCTATACCGTCACCGCAGACAGCGTGCTGACGGGCACTGCGTTGCGCAAGCCGCAACTGGCATCGCAGGTGGTCGCAGTGGCGGCGGGCACGGGTGCGACCGCCAGCGTGGCCTACGGTTCGCCCGAATCGATGCAGTTGTCGTTGACGCAGGTGCCCGGCGAATATTCCGCGCCGATCTACCTGACCGCGCCCGCCGGCGATGCGCGCCTGTTCGTGGTGGAGCGTGCCGGCCGTATCCGAATCGTGCGCGACGGCGCGCTGCTGGCCACGCCGTTTCTGAACATCGAGGCGCTGACCACCACCGACGGCGAGCGCGGACTGCTGTCGATGGCATTCGATCCGGACTATGCGAACAACGGCCGCTTCTACGTCTATTACACCGACACCGCTGGTGCCATCACCGTTGCGCGCTACCAGGTCTCGGCCGCCAACCCGGACCTCGCCGACACCGCGGGCACGGTGTTGCTGTCGATCCCGCACGGCACTTTCTCCAACCATAACGGCGGCCAGCTCGCGTTCGGCCCGGACCGCATGCTGTATATCGGCACGGGCGACGGCGGCGGTGGCGGCGATCCGGCGGGCAACGCCCGGAACCCGGCGACGCTGCTCGGCAAGATGCTGCGCATCGATGTCAGTGGTACGTCGGGCTACGGCGTGCCGGCCGGCAACCCCTTGCTGGGCCAGGCGGGCAGCCGCGGCGAGATCTGGGCGCTCGGGCTGCGCAACCCGTGGCGGTTCTCGTTCGATGCCGGGTTGCTCTATATTGCCGATGTCGGCCAGGACCAGCGCGAGGAAGTCGACGTCGCGCCGTCGGCCAGCGCGGGCCTGAACTACGGCTGGAACCTGACCGAGGGTACCGCCTGCGTGGGCGCCGCCACCTGCGACAAGAGCGGGCTGACCATGCCCGTGTTCGAGTACGGCCACGAGGCCGGCGGCTGTGCCATCGTCGGCGGCTACGTGTACCGCGGCAGCGCCAGCGCGGCGCTGCACGGGCGCTACTTCTACACCGATCTTTGCACCGGCAGGCTGCAGAGCTTCGTGTATCGCGATGGCGTTGCCACCGAACCGGTCGACTGGAACGTTACCGTCCCGGGCAGCGTGTTCTCGTTCGGCGTGGATGGCGCACAGGCGCTGTACGTGCTGGCCGATCCGGGCACGTCCGCGAACAGCGGGCGGGTCTACCGGATCGATGCCTCGGGCGGCGCGCCTTGA